CTTGGTGTGTTCCAGGTCGAATCTCGGGCTCAGATGGCCATGTTGCCGCGCCTTAAGCCACGGTGTTTTTATGATTTGGTGATTCAAGTGGCCATCGTGCGCCCAGGCCCAATACAGGGTGATATGGTTCATCCCTATTTGCGTCGTCGGCAGGGATTGGAGCCCGTGGACTATGTTTCGCCAGACATTCAGTCTGTGCTTGAGAAAACCCTTGGCGTGCCAATCTTCCAAGAGCAGGTAATACGTTTGGCGATGGTGGCCGCTGGGTTTACAGCGACAGAGGCGGACATGTTGCGACGCTCCATGGCCGCATGGCGGCGTCAGGGTGATTTGACCCATCTGCGTGATCGGCTGATCAATGGCATGCGGCGGCGCGGTTATTCACAGGCGTTTGCAGAACGCATCTTTGCGCAGATTAAAGGGTTTGCTGCTTATGGGTTTCCGGAATCTCATGCGGCGAGTTTTGCGTTGTTGGTCTATGCCTCTGCATGGTTGAAACGTCACGAACCAGCGTTTTTTTGTTGCGCGCTGCTTAACAGCCAACCGATGGGTTTTTATTCGCCATCGCAAATCGTACAAGATGCTCGAAGGCATGGCGTCACAATATTGCCCATTGATGTTCGTTATAGTCAGTGGGACCATCGGCCAGAAACTTCGGCGCCGTTGTCGGCTAACGAACAACCCGCCATTCGCCTTGGATTTCGACTGATTAAAGGGCTGTCGCGGGATGCGGCAGCGCGCATTTGCCAGCTACCCGAACGCCACCGACTCAGCTCGGTGGCAGCGTTGGTCGAGCAAGCGCGTTTATCGGGCGCAGAACTTAGCCGGCTCGCCAAGGCGGGCGCACTAGCTGGGTTGGCAGGCGATCGACATCAGGCCAATTGGGCGGCGGAAGTGGCCGCTAAAAGCACAGGCCTGGCCAAACAAAAAATAATCCCCCCAAAAGTGTTGCCGACGACCAGTGAGGCACAGGAGGTCTGGCAGGATTATGCCACCACCGGTGTCACGTTGCGGACACATCCGATGGCGCTGTTGCGACGCAAACATGCGGTCTTGCGTCGCTGTTTGACGGCCAGCACGTTATCATCACTGGCGGATAAACAATGGGTTCGCGTGGCGGGTCTGGTGACTTGTCGTCAGCGTCCTGCCACAGCCAATGGTACGGTATTTTTGACACTGGAAGACGAAACTGGTCTGGTCAACATTATTGTGTGGCCTGCGGTTGCTGAAGCACAAAAAGCAGCCGTGCGTTATGCCGAGTTGCTGCAAATTCATGGCACCATCTCGCGCGATGCCAACTGTGTGTATGTGGTCGCGGGCAAATTGCTGGACCGCTCCGCATGGCTGACAGGCCTTGCGACTCAAACTCGTGCCTTTCGTTAGTGTTAGGTGGTTACAGTGAAGGCCTCTTCGCCACAGACGATACGAGTCACACCGTAAATTTTGGGGCACAAATGTATTGAACCTGGACAGCATATTGACAAAAAAATCCGGTAAATAGCATTAGCCGCGCACGGACGTCCATGCAATGGAAGTATTTCTGCTAACACTAGATACCAAGGAGTTAAAAATGGGAAACATTGGTAAATATTTTGCAACCTTCGCTATTATTGCTGCGTCAGGAACCTATGGGTTGATGCCCCGAGCTACTTATGCACTTGGGATCGATGATATTAAGTCGGCCCTTGATAACGTCAAATGCGAAGTACGGTATGAGATGGAATGCACGAAGAAAGGTTGTAAGTCAAAGCTAGTGCTGAGTTGTTCCGTTGGAGGTAAAGGCGCAGACAGTAAGTAAATTCTGGAGTTGCACTCGTGGCGCTTTTGCACCACGAGTGCTTGGTGGTTTACGAATCTGTCTATGGCTTCTGGGTATAGTCATTAAAACAAAAATGGCGTGCCAAAATAGATCAAGTCCGATTATCATGACAATTTTCTTAGTGGATGAGGCTATAGTGCTTGATTAAGCGATAGCATTTTAAGGAGTGAAAATGGGTAAATTGTTTACAATTTTTATCGGCACATTGATGTGTGCGGCAGTTGCTGTGGATAATTTTACTGTACGTTTGTCATACATTGATGCGCTCAACCTAGGTTTTCCGGAGAGTTTTCCTCAAGCGGTACTACTGAATGCCAAAGGTGATGTGGTTTATGCTCGGGGCACAAGTGTTATTAGTTATGAGATTCCTGATAGGATTAAAATTATTGACCAACTACCGCCAGTTGCTCATTCAGAAACATTAAAGATCGCATTGAGAAAGTTGGCCGAAAAGAGGAAGCTACCCATATTAACGAAGGCGCTTAATGGCGACGGTAAGGGGTTGCTGGTGAGTTTAGTGCTAGATAAGAGCATAGTGGATTGTCCGCCATGTCACCGTTATATATCAACCATTGACGATGTTAAACTTGAAATTCCGCATGTTGTGATTCGCCTTGTGCCTCCTGTAGAATAGTGCGCCGTCGGCTCAGAGGGACTAATGAATATGGAAATCCCGCAGGACCGCTCGTTTCGAAAGAAAATTATGCTGCCTTTGGCTGTGGGCCTGATCGGCGGGCTGATTTTGTTCGCTGGTTGGTTGACGTTTGATGCCCTGGGGCAGAGTATCCCAGCGGTTCAGGCGACAAAGGAAGTCGTGGTTCAGGCTAGACGAGGCACATTTGTGAAATCAGTAGTCGGTTATGGACGACTGGTGCCCCGTCATCGTCGCAGTTTGGTCAGCCGAGTGGATGGTTCCGTTGTTGAGATTCTTATTCGGCCAGGAATGCCAGTTAAGGCCGATACACCCGTCATCCGTCTTGTAAACCCCAGATTACAACGTAATTATGATGATGCAGTCCTTCAGTTGAAAGAGGCACAAGCGAATTTCACAAAACTAGAGGCTGATCTCACTGACGAGAAATTGCAGTTAGAGAATGAGAAACGCCTTGCTTCTGCTTATCTCAAAACGCAACAAGTTGAATTTGAGGCCACGAAAAAACTGGCTGAACGTCACATTGTTTCGCAAATTGAACTCGAAAAAAAACGCTCTACACTTGAGCAGGCTGCACTGAGGTTACAGTTGGCTAGGCAACGGTTGCAAACGTTCAAAAAATTATTTCGTGCACGGATACATGCTGAGAAGTTGCGTCTGGAACGAGCGGAACGACTACAACGACTCGCCAAGGAAGATCTTGATTCCTTGATCATTCGCGCTGGTATGAACGGTGTCTTACAGACACTTGATCCCGGCCTAGAACTCGGTAGTTGGGTGGCACAAGGAAAGAGCATAGGTGTTGTCGCTGATCTTTCCCATTGGCAAGCAGAAGTGATGGTCAGCGCAACAGAGGCTCCAGAAATTCGTCCAGGTATGCCTGTTGAGCTTGACGTGAAAGGTCATTTGGCCCGAGGTGAGGTTTTCCGGGTGGCGCCACAAGTCGTACGTAATCAAGTTCAAGTAGATATTATGGTCACATCGCAGTTGCCTGACACTGGGCGTGCCGATGTCGAAGTGGGCGCGCGTATTCAAATCCAGAAACTAGAGAATGCCTTAATTTTACCAAGGCCAAGCAACTTTAAGCCTGGGGAGCGGCTAACCCTTTGGGTACGCAACAATGAACAGCTAGTGCGTCGTGATGTGCGCGTTCTGGCGTGGTCATCCAAAGAGATAGCGATTGGCAGCGGACTAACCGAGTCGGAAGTGGTGGTATTTAATGTTCCATTGCAGTCGATAGAATCTTAGGCGCTGTCATGCGCGTAACGATTATTACGCGCCGCTCCCATTACCATTGCCCTTTAAAAAGGAGAGCATAGTTAGGTATGGAGCCTCTGATTGAAACTGAGAAACTTACCAAAATTTTTAGTAATAAATATGTCGACACGGTTGCTTTGAAAGACGTTAGTCTGACAATTGACCGCGGAGAATTTGTTGCGATTACGGGACCATCCGGATGCGGAAAGTCTACGCTTTTGTCAATATTAGGGTTGCTTGATAATCCGACATCGGGTCAGTACCGGCTCTGTGGGGAGCCTGTCACGACGCTTTCTCGCTACCAGAAAAGTGTGTTACGAAACCGAAACATTGGATGGATCTTCCAAAACTTTAACTTGATTGCTGATATGACGGCACTTGAAAATGTGATGTTGCCTTTTCGCTACGGAAAGCATCACAACGCAAATATGCGAGAAAAGGCTGAACGCATGTTGGCGCTGGTCGGTCTCGAGGGTAAAGCAAACGAATATCCCAATAAATTATCTGGAGGGCAACAGCAACGCATTGCTGTTGCTCGGGCGCTTGTGCTGGAGCCCGATCTCATTGTTGCGGATGAGCCGACGGGAAATTTAGATAGTGAAAATGCCGAGCGAGTTTTCCAACTCTTAAAGAAACTACACGCAAGCGGGCGAACTCTCGTCATGGTAACGCATGCTTATGAATTGGCTAGACGGTGTGAACGCATCATTGAAATGCGTGATGGCCGAATTATTGGCGAGTCGTAATACCTGTCTATAGGATGTCACCCATAATGTTTGATTTGGCTTTTGCATGGCGAATATGGCGACACCACAAATGGTTCGCACTGTTATTAACGTTCGCTTTCGCCGTGTTGGGTGGGCTACTTGCCTGGGTGTTCACTCTGGCACGCCCTGCATTTTCCGACCGACCAGACTTTGTTGGCACCTCGAGCCGTTTAGCAACGATCGGGCTGGAGTATTATGATGGCCGGCTTCGAGGTGCATCCTTACTACGGCTGAATGATCTTCAATCAATGCCCGGTATTCAGGACGTGGCAACACTTGGCATTTATAGTATAGAGTTATCGATTGGGGAGCATACTTTTTCAGAAAGCGCAGCTTTTGTGAGCGGTAATTTTTCGGCCATGTTGGATATTTCCGAACTAAAACTTCACAACAAAGATCTGCAAAATGTTGGGTTTGTAACGGATTGGTTTTGGCGAGAAAAGTTACACAGTAGGTCAATCGATGGGCAGGTTCTATTGTTAGGAAAAGAACGGGTGCCAATCAGGGTGATTAAGGTGTTGCCCAGAGAGTTTAATCAAATTGGGACAAATCGCGTTGCCGTATGGTTGCACCGTTCCAATATACAGCATGTGCTTGATGTTAAAGTGCCGCGCGAACTACAAGGAGAGGTGGCTCGAATTGTGCGAGAGGCGGAAAGCGTTTTGCCAATCCATTTTGCGGTTGTCAGCCTAGCACAAGGTTTCTCACTTAAAGAGATTAAACAAACACTAATAACTCAGTGGGTTGGCGAGTTACAAACGACTGGTGGTACAACGGTTTATTCAAACTATGACAATTTGACTCCGACTGTTTTGCCCGGATTTGAGCTGGCGCCAATGGCCAAGAGAACGATGCAGAATCATTGGTGGTTACTCTTTGGTTTGGTCGTGCTGTTTGGTTTGACAACCGTTGTGAGCCTATTACTGGGCATTGGCGATCAGGTAACACAGAGGCTAGATGAGCTGAACACACGAATAATTCTTGGGGCTATGCCAAAGGATCTGGTAAAACAATTCAGCATTGAGCTCATGCCAATCTGGGCGATTGCGACACTGATAGGGCTATACCTAGCACACGTCGGCACACAGTACCTTGCGGTCTCTGCCCATTTATTAGGTAGTGGAGTGACTTGGTACGGTGCGTTCTTGGCAAGTCTTGTGTTGGCAGTGTTGATCTGGTGCAGTATCTGCTGGATTATCCTAGCGACCTTTGGTCGTGACCAGTCCATGAACAGGAAGTATGGACATAGCGCGACGCGGGCCCAGACATGGTTGGGAAGGATAAATTTGATTAGCCAAACAATTATCGTCTCTTGTGTCGCCGTTATCGCTGTTGCCGCTTCGTGGCAGCAGTGGAAAAATTTCCGAATTGCTGGAATGCCATCCGATATAGAGGTATGGAGGCTTTATCAAGAAAAAGCTCTAGCCACACGGATAAACACGTTCCAACTTGAGCAATTTATTAAAGCACAGGGTGCGACAGCGGCATGGAGTGACGAGTCTTGGGTCTATCCCAATCTTACGTTGCTCGAGTTTGAGACATCACAGGAGGAAGCCACGACGCTAGTTAGCGCACTGCTGGTTTCTAGAAATTTTTTTCCAGTGCTAGGGCTGAACCCTACGATGCAAGGGAACGGGCAGCACCATACGATGGTTGTCAATGACTCCGCTGCCAGACAGCTCAAACTAATGCCACGGAATGGGCAGCACAACGAAACTTTATATTCATTAAGGACATTGGCACGTGCAAGTATAAACAAAGGGACACCAATTGAAGTTGTTGACCAAATACCAAATATTCCTCATTTCGGTAATTTGTATAGAGAGCGGGCAATGGTGTATGTCTCACTCCCAGAGGCACAACCAGCTGAACTAAAAGAAATTTATGTATATGCACACAAAACACAGGCAAATGCGGTTAATGATGCCTTATCGCGTTTTGTACAGAAAAATGCCCCGGGTTATCAGATTGACGGGCCAAAAAATTTGAAGCGTAGCCTTGATAATTTGAATGATTTGCAAAACGGCTTGTTCTACAAGCTCGCGATCACGCTGGGTGTTTTACTGCTCGCGCTTGGTGCGTCAAGTCTCTTTCATCAAACACAACGATATGTCGTGATGGAAAAAGTCCGTTTTGGCATCATGTTGACAGTTGGTGCTCAGGACAGGGATATATTCCATTCTCTATTTTGGGGCATCAGTCGTCTATGTATTTTAGGCTGGTTCAGTGCGATGCTTGTTCTGTATTGGTTGTCACCGGTGTTTACATCAAATGTGCATTTGACGCTGTTTGATTTTCCTGTGGTCATCGCGGCCACGTTAATTGTGCTCTTCGTGGTTGCTTTAAGCACGGCTTTACCGTTCTGGGAGATAGTCCGTCAACCGGTTTATCACTTACTTCGTTACGACCCCTGAGGCCCTGATAGCAACAGGCCAGATGAAGAATTTGTTCGTGGAACATGATTTACGCACATGTGGTTGTTAAAATAAACTCTTTACGAGCCGATTTTATCGCGTATGTCAAAAGCCCCGACCATCGGTTTTGTCAGCCTTGGCTGTCCGAAAAATTCTGTCGATTCAGAACGGATTCTGACACAATTGCGGGCGGAAGGTTACGCCCTGTCGCCGACCTATCAGGACGCCGATTTGGTCATTGTCAACACCTGTGGTTTCATCGATGAAGCCGTTGAAGAGTCTTTGCAAGCGATTGGCGAGGCGCTTGCCGAAAATGGGCGGGTGATTGTCACTGGCTGTTTGGGCGCGCGCGATGATGTCATTCGTGAGGTGCATCCGGGCGTTTTGGCAATCACCGGACC
This genomic interval from Gammaproteobacteria bacterium contains the following:
- a CDS encoding error-prone DNA polymerase; protein product: LGVFQVESRAQMAMLPRLKPRCFYDLVIQVAIVRPGPIQGDMVHPYLRRRQGLEPVDYVSPDIQSVLEKTLGVPIFQEQVIRLAMVAAGFTATEADMLRRSMAAWRRQGDLTHLRDRLINGMRRRGYSQAFAERIFAQIKGFAAYGFPESHAASFALLVYASAWLKRHEPAFFCCALLNSQPMGFYSPSQIVQDARRHGVTILPIDVRYSQWDHRPETSAPLSANEQPAIRLGFRLIKGLSRDAAARICQLPERHRLSSVAALVEQARLSGAELSRLAKAGALAGLAGDRHQANWAAEVAAKSTGLAKQKIIPPKVLPTTSEAQEVWQDYATTGVTLRTHPMALLRRKHAVLRRCLTASTLSSLADKQWVRVAGLVTCRQRPATANGTVFLTLEDETGLVNIIVWPAVAEAQKAAVRYAELLQIHGTISRDANCVYVVAGKLLDRSAWLTGLATQTRAFR
- a CDS encoding HlyD family efflux transporter periplasmic adaptor subunit, producing the protein MNMEIPQDRSFRKKIMLPLAVGLIGGLILFAGWLTFDALGQSIPAVQATKEVVVQARRGTFVKSVVGYGRLVPRHRRSLVSRVDGSVVEILIRPGMPVKADTPVIRLVNPRLQRNYDDAVLQLKEAQANFTKLEADLTDEKLQLENEKRLASAYLKTQQVEFEATKKLAERHIVSQIELEKKRSTLEQAALRLQLARQRLQTFKKLFRARIHAEKLRLERAERLQRLAKEDLDSLIIRAGMNGVLQTLDPGLELGSWVAQGKSIGVVADLSHWQAEVMVSATEAPEIRPGMPVELDVKGHLARGEVFRVAPQVVRNQVQVDIMVTSQLPDTGRADVEVGARIQIQKLENALILPRPSNFKPGERLTLWVRNNEQLVRRDVRVLAWSSKEIAIGSGLTESEVVVFNVPLQSIES
- a CDS encoding ABC transporter ATP-binding protein, with translation MEPLIETEKLTKIFSNKYVDTVALKDVSLTIDRGEFVAITGPSGCGKSTLLSILGLLDNPTSGQYRLCGEPVTTLSRYQKSVLRNRNIGWIFQNFNLIADMTALENVMLPFRYGKHHNANMREKAERMLALVGLEGKANEYPNKLSGGQQQRIAVARALVLEPDLIVADEPTGNLDSENAERVFQLLKKLHASGRTLVMVTHAYELARRCERIIEMRDGRIIGES
- a CDS encoding ABC transporter permease, whose amino-acid sequence is MSPIMFDLAFAWRIWRHHKWFALLLTFAFAVLGGLLAWVFTLARPAFSDRPDFVGTSSRLATIGLEYYDGRLRGASLLRLNDLQSMPGIQDVATLGIYSIELSIGEHTFSESAAFVSGNFSAMLDISELKLHNKDLQNVGFVTDWFWREKLHSRSIDGQVLLLGKERVPIRVIKVLPREFNQIGTNRVAVWLHRSNIQHVLDVKVPRELQGEVARIVREAESVLPIHFAVVSLAQGFSLKEIKQTLITQWVGELQTTGGTTVYSNYDNLTPTVLPGFELAPMAKRTMQNHWWLLFGLVVLFGLTTVVSLLLGIGDQVTQRLDELNTRIILGAMPKDLVKQFSIELMPIWAIATLIGLYLAHVGTQYLAVSAHLLGSGVTWYGAFLASLVLAVLIWCSICWIILATFGRDQSMNRKYGHSATRAQTWLGRINLISQTIIVSCVAVIAVAASWQQWKNFRIAGMPSDIEVWRLYQEKALATRINTFQLEQFIKAQGATAAWSDESWVYPNLTLLEFETSQEEATTLVSALLVSRNFFPVLGLNPTMQGNGQHHTMVVNDSAARQLKLMPRNGQHNETLYSLRTLARASINKGTPIEVVDQIPNIPHFGNLYRERAMVYVSLPEAQPAELKEIYVYAHKTQANAVNDALSRFVQKNAPGYQIDGPKNLKRSLDNLNDLQNGLFYKLAITLGVLLLALGASSLFHQTQRYVVMEKVRFGIMLTVGAQDRDIFHSLFWGISRLCILGWFSAMLVLYWLSPVFTSNVHLTLFDFPVVIAATLIVLFVVALSTALPFWEIVRQPVYHLLRYDP